A window from Citrus sinensis cultivar Valencia sweet orange chromosome 5, DVS_A1.0, whole genome shotgun sequence encodes these proteins:
- the LOC102624467 gene encoding expansin-like B1: protein MGLYQYYLLSVMLLLPALCYSHYTSTYSRATYYGSPDSLGTPTGACGFGEYGRTVNDANVAGVSRLWKNGTGCGACYQVRCKVPQLCTDYGVYVVVTDYGEGDKTDFILSPRAYGRMALPDKSAELYSYGVVNVEFRRVPCWYKGYNLQFKVHENSRYPHYLAIAILYVAGQNDVLAVEIWQEDYQEWVAMRRAFGAVFDISSPPEGAISLRFQVSGSAGLTWVVANNAIPSDWKAGVAYESEIQLK from the exons ATGGGGTTATATCAATACTACCTTCTTTCCGTCATGCTGCTTTTGCCTGCATTGTGTTACTCTCATTACACATCCACATATTCTAGAGCTACATACTATGGTAGCCCTGATAGTTTAGGGACACCAA CTGGTGCTTGCGGGTTTGGTGAATATGGAAGAACTGTAAATGATGCTAACGTGGCCGGTGTGTCGAGGCTTTGGAAAAATGGAACTGGTTGTGGAGCTTGCTATCAA GTCAGGTGCAAGGTACCACAACTTTGCACAGATTATGGGGTGTACGTGGTGGTGACTGACTACGGTGAAGGAGACAAAACAGACTTCATCCTCAGCCCGCGCGCATATGGAAGAATGGCACTTCCAGATAAGTCAGCAGAGCTCTATTCTTATGGTGTGGTCAACGTTGAATTCCGGAGAGTCCCTTGCTGGTACAAAGGCTACAACCTTCAGTTCAAGGTCCATGAAAACAGCAGGTACCCACATTACTTGGCCATAGCCATTCTGTACGTAGCTGGCCAAAATGATGTCCTAGCAGTTGAAATATGGCAG GAGGATTATCAAGAATGGGTGGCAATGAGAAGGGCTTTCGGTGCAGTATTTGACATCTCTAGTCCACCAGAAGGAGCAATTAGTTTGAGGTTTCAAGTGAGTGGCAGCGCGGGGCTCACATGGGTTGTGGCAAACAATGCTATTCCTAGCGATTGGAAGGCTGGCGTTGCTTATGAGTCAGAAATTcagcttaaataa
- the LOC102630011 gene encoding LOW QUALITY PROTEIN: histone-lysine N-methyltransferase, H3 lysine-9 specific SUVH6-like (The sequence of the model RefSeq protein was modified relative to this genomic sequence to represent the inferred CDS: inserted 2 bases in 1 codon; deleted 1 base in 1 codon), which produces NDAIGARNKVRETFRLFQAVCRKLLHEKEAKPDRQNSHKRVDYLVARILKDKKKYIPVHKKVIGSVPGVEVGDEFQYRVELNMIGLHLQIQGGIDYVKHEGKINATSIVASGGYDDKLDNSDVLIYTGQGGNVMNGGKEPEDQKLERGNVALANNIHEQNPVRVIRGDTKAFEYRTCIYDGLYLVERYWQDVGSHGKLVYKFKLARIPGQPELSWKVVKKCKKXSKVREGLCVDDISQGKELIPICAVNTVDDEMPPSFKYITNIIYPDWCRPVPPKGCDCTNGCSKLEKCACVAKNGGEIPYNHNRAIVQAKLLVYECGPSCKCPPSCYNRVSQQGIKVQLEIYKTEARGWGVRSLNSIAPGSFIYEFVGELLEEKEAERRTSNDKYLFNIGNNYNDGSLWGGLSNVMPDAPSSSCGVVEDGGFTIIDAVEYGNVGRFVNHSCSPNLYAQNVLYDHEDKRMPHKMLFAAENISPLQELTYHYSYMIDQVYDSSGNIKKKSCFCGSSECTGWLY; this is translated from the exons AATGATGCTATTGGTGCCCGAAACAAGGTGAGGGAGACATTCCGTCTGTTTCAAGCTGTTTGTAGGAAGCTATTGCAcgaaaaagaagcaaaaccCGACAGACAAAATTCTCATAAGAGGGTTGATTATCTAGTAGCAAGGATTCTCAAGGACAAAAAGAAATACATCCCTGTACACAAAAAAGTCATTGGTTCGGTTCCAGGAGTTGAAGTAGGCGATGAGTTTCAATACAGGGTGGAGCTCAATATGATTGGTCTTCATCTCCAAATTCAGGGTGGTATAGATTATGTCAAGCACGAGGGAAAAATTAATGCTACAAGTATTGTAGCATCTGGGGGTTACGATGATAAGTTGGACAACTCAGATGTTTTGATTTACACTGGTCAGGGAGGGAATGTGATGAACGGAGGCAAGGAACCTGAAGATCAGAAGCTTGAACGAGGGAATGTAGCTCTAGCGAACAACATACATGAACAGAATCCTGTAAGAGTGATCCGTGGTGATACAAAGGCTTTTGAATATAGGACGTGCATTTATGATGGTCTGTATTTGGTGGAGAGATATTGGCAGGATGTGGGCTCACATGGTAAGCTGGTTTACAAGTTTAAGTTGGCCCGAATTCCGGGTCAGCCGGAGCTTTCTTGGAAAGTGGTGAAGAAGTGCAAAAA ATCTAAAGTACGTGAGGGTCTATGTGTTGATGATATCTCGCAAGGAAAGGAGTTGATTCCCATTTGTGCTGTGAACACCGTAGATGATGAAATGCCTCCATCATTTAAATACATAACCAATATTATATATCCTGACTGGTGCCGTCCTGTTCCTCCAAAGGGTTGTGATTGCACTAATGGATGTTCAAAGTTGGAGAAATGTGCTTGTGTGGCTAAAAATGGAGGGGAGATTCCTTACAACCACAATAGGGCCATTGTTCAGGCAAAGCTCCTTGTCTATGAGTGTGGTCCTTCTTGCAAGTGCCCTCCTTCTTGCTATAATAGAGTCAGCCAGCAGGGTATCAAAGTTCAGCTTGAGATCTACAAAACTGAAGCACGGGGATGGGGTGTGAGATCCCTAAATTCCATTGCTCCGGGAAGTTTTATCTATGAGTTTGTGGGGGAGCTCcttgaagagaaagaagcGGAAAGAAGAACCAGTAATGATAAGTATCTGTTTAATATTGGgaataattataatgatgGTTCTCTTTGGGGTGGACTTTCAAATGTTATGCCTGATGCACCATCAAGTTCTTGTGGAGTTGTGGAGGATGGTGGATTTACCATT ATTGATGCAGTGGAGTATGGCAATGTGGGGAGATTTGTTAACCACAGTTGTTCGCCTAATCTTTATGCCCAAAACGTCCTTTATGATCACGAGGACAAGAGAATGCCTCACAAAATGCTCTTTGCTGCTGAGAACATTTCTCCCCTGCAAGAGCTGACTTATCATTACAGTTACATGATAGATCAAGTTTATGATTCGTCTGGCAACATTAAGAAGAAGAGTTGCTTTTGTGGTTCTTCAGAATGCACCGGTTGGTTGTACTGA